GTTTTCCTATTTATATGATAATAATGGTCTCATTCGTTCTGAATTAGTCTCTGACGGCGGCCGTTTAGAAAACTACCAGTTTCTGGATAAACACCACCTCTTGATTAAAGCAAGCAATGGTAAATTAGCTGTTCTTAATGGACTAGGCCAACCCGTTCGCATCTATGAACTGCCTGACCTTTCTGTCCATCATGATTTCATTGTTAATGAAAAAAAAGATGGTGCCTTCTTACTCACCTCTAATATTCAGTCCGATACCATTGAAGATACTATCAGTTATCTTGACTTACGTACCGGTGAAAGTCAGGAACTGATCGACTTAAAAGCGATTTTCCCGAATTATTTCCAACCCGTAATGGCCACCCATCAGAACCGGGCTCAAAATGAGATTGCTAATTATTTAGCTGAAAATCCTGACCGAGACTATTCGGACATCGATTACACTGCCGACGGATTTAACGTTCTGGATGAAGAGGGTAATTTGACTAATTTAGACTGGATCCATATTAACGCTATCGATGTGATCAATGGGGATGAATTAATTCTTTCTTCCAGAGAAACCTCATCACTGATCAAATTATCCAATGTCTTTGACCAAGTGACAGTTGACTATATTATCGGCCCTGAAGCAGTTTGGGCAGGGACGGGCTATGACTATTACCTGCTCAGCCCTAACAGCGACTTCAAACCGACTGGCGGCCAACATAGTGTCCGTTTTCAATCCAATCCTATCGATGATGGCTTTTACAATTTGACCCTCTTCGATAATAACTACTGGCGTCTGGACACTCGAGATGACCTAGTTATCGACCTGCCTTCGGAAATGAGCGAAGAATTTGATCCAGAAGAGCTTGACGCTTACTCCTACTTTTATAATTTACAGGTAGATGAAGCGAGCGGGACTTACGACCTGGTGCAAGCCTTTCCAGTGCCCTATTCCTCCATCGTTTCCTCAGCCCAAGTCTATAAAGGCAACTATATTACTACCAGTGGGATGACGAATATTCTCGGAGAATATAATCCTCAAGGTGAACTCATCCGACAATTTCAATTCTATGTCCCCCGCTGGACCTACCGTTTGGTGAAGTTGGACCTGCAAGACTTCTTCTATGAAAATATCCTTTAAACAAAAGACCTCAAGCCTGGGCAAATGCTAGCCTAGCTTGAGGTTTTTTAGTGAATTATTTTAAATTGACAGCTCTTTAATGAGGTGCGGTTGGCCCAGAAACGCTATCCCGGCCTCTTTCAATTTCTTCTTCAGGCATTGGATTAGGCATCTTATGCTCATGTTGTGAGGCACCTGACACCGCATCCTTACTTTCATTTTCTTCTTTATCCTTAGCTTTTGAAGTTGCCTTGGTTACCGTATCTGGTCTTGGGCCACCCTCGCTAGCTTCAATATAAGGTTTCTCGATGGCATGTTGGAGTTCATCATCAAGACCCGCTTCGTAGCGCTCTTGATACCATTGATTTACGTCTTCAGCGGTTTCGCCCAGGAATGGGTTTGGTACATGTGGATCATGCAAGGTCCGGTCCCAAGAGGATTCTGCGGTATCAATAAAGGGTTTACCATTTTGAACGGTTTCTAAGACCCCGAGATAGCGGCCTTTTTGGTCATAAATCGGACGGTAGTGTAAGTAGACCTTATTCCCATTACCCTTGGTGTACCACATACTCTCACTGCGACGACGACCATGATGGAGATCTTCCATAATTCCTTCTACCTTGGTACGGATTTGTGGTGGATGGCAGTCAGAAACGTTTCCACCTAGGGTCACTGGAGACCGTGGTGTCCCCGCATCTTCTTGGTGGCGACGGTTATTATAGTAGAGGAAGCGGTTTTGCTTATCGACAAAGGAAATTTCCACTTCTAAGTTGTCCAAGATGGCTTGGACTTCATCCAAGGTTAACCAGCCTGTTCCAAAATCTACCCGGGTATCAGTTTGGAAGGAGTATGGTTCAGCGTCAGGATCTTCATCCCCTCTAGCATAGGCTAAGGCGCGGTCTAGGGCGTATTGCATCCCCATAGTAGTATAGGTTGCCCCAGAGACCACATCAAATTCACGCTTGCTACCATCTTCCTTGATTTGTTGGATTAATTTTTCTGAAGCTTGGCCACCCAGTTCTGGCGTTTCAATGCCCCGATACTTGATATCGGTAATTTCATTCTCGTCAACAGTAACTGCTAAGGTCACTTTACCCTTGTAACCATCGCCTTCACCATAGTAGGTGCCAGGTGTAAATTCATCGGGTTCGGGTTGTCCCGCAGCAATTCTTAAGGCTTCTTTTACTGCGTTGATAAGCCCTTCAGAAGAATGAGTCGCTCCTGACAGGACATCCACATCCGCACTTTGTTGGTCTAAGATCTGATTCACCAAGTGCTTGATGGCTAGGCTACCCACATTTTCTGAATCTGCTTCCGAAACTTGGATATCTTCAATTTTATCTTCACTTACTTTAACATCAACTTCTACCATATCTAGAAAGCCCTGAGCTTCTTCATGGTAGGTGCCTGGATTAAATTTTGCCATTTTCTCCCAGCCTTTCTAAAATATTATCGTATATTATAAATTATATAATAATTGATTCCTATAAGCCAATGATATCCACAACCCTTTGCTTATTTCTTTGCTAAATCTACCATATAAAAGTAAACTAAAGATAACTATTAAAGAAGGAGTTTGCTTAATGTACGAAAAAATGCTTAAAGACTCAAAAAGTAAGCGCCAGATGCTGGTCAAACTCTTTTGGTCTACTTTCTACCTCTCTGCCTTCACCTTCGGTGGGGGTTACGTCATCATAACCCTCATGAAAAAGACCTTTGTGGATGATTATGGCTGGATTGAAGAGGACGAGATGCTAGATTTGGTAGCGATTGCCCAATCTTCTCCCGGTGCTATTGCTGTGAATGGCGCCATCGTTATTGGTTACAAATTAGCTGGTTTTATCGGCATCTTAGTTTCTGTTTTAGGGACTATCTTACCACCCATGCTAATTATTTCGGTGATTGCCCTCTTTTACCAACAATTTATCCAAAATTTCTGGGTAAAAACCCTCTTAGAAGGCATGCAAGCCGGTGTGGCTGCCGTTATCGCCGGGGTAGTTATCGATATGGTAGCTGATGTTTGGCGTCGTAAACAACCCATCTTGGTCATTATTATGCTAGCTGCCTTTATTACCAACTATTTCTTCTCTGTTAATATCATCTATATTATTTTAAGCTGTATCGGCTTGGGATTAGTCTATAGCTGGCTACAAAGACGGAAAGGACGCTAATCATGATTTATTTACAATTACTTATCTCCTTTTTAAAAGTCGGAGCCTTTAGCTTCGGAGGGGGTTATGCTGCCCTCCCCTTGATTCAAGAGGAAATCGTTGAAAACCACGCTTGGCTATCCATGCAAGAATTTACCGACTTGATTACTATTTCGCAAATGACGCCTGGTCCCATCGCTATCAATTCCGCAACCTTTGTAGGAACTAAGCTAGCTGGAACCCTGGGCGCTATGGTTGCCACTCTGGGTTCGATCTTACCTTCCATTATTATCGTGAGCATCATTGCCCGCCTCTACTTCAAATACCGAAACCTTAGCCTCTTACAAAACGTTCTAGTGGCCTTACGACCGGCCGTTGTAGCGATGATTGCCGCTGCTGGCTTGTTAATATTAATATCCGCCTTTTGGGGTGAAGCTCCCGTAGCCTTAGCCAATATCAATTGGGTCGCCGTAGTCATCTTCGGACTCGCCTTAGCCATTCTCATCCGCTACAAGGTCAATCCCATTTTAGTGATCGTCATGGCAGGAGTTGTTAATGTCCTCTATCAAGCAGTATTGATGGTGGTGTGATGGAAGTTATTAGCCAATATACAGTAAAAAGACACTATTGAACTAGCTGGAAAACTAATTACAATAGTGTCTACTATAGACGAACTTAATTCATTTTTTCTAATTTGCACTAAAAGATTAACTTAAATAAACCATAGGCTAATAAACCAAACACCAATACTGATGGTATAATTCCAAAATTAAATTCGCCTTTTATTTGTCGACTGTCTTCTCGTTCTTCGTTAACAAGCGACCATGACCCTATCCATTTTTCTTTATTCATTATTTTCACTTTCTTTCCATCTTGAAAAGCGTAATCTGAAATGGTAAACTTTTATTACTAATCTTCCACTTAGGAGGACCACTTCCTAAGCGATTAGTGACTAAATTTTATTACAAATTCTATTGTGAATAGTAGTAGCATGAATTTGAACTTTAAGAAGAAGTCTTCTAATGACCTCTTCTTTTTTTATTCACTTCCCTTTTAAATCTAAGTATATTGCAACTTAAGGGTCATGAATACAATTTAATTTAAGAGTACAGAAAGGGTTATTGGAAAATGATCAACTAAAGCTAGTATCTCTTAACGCTCAAATGTGATATAGTCTTTTAAGATTTTAATGAAGTTATTATAGCTACTGCCATAATAATGTAAAAAAGCGCCCCTTTGCAGGGCACTTCAATAAGAACTAATATATTATAACATATAAATAACTTGGTTAAAGGAGGTAATCTATGATTACTACTCAAGATGCAACATACCTCGCTGGCTTATTCTTTTTAACGGCTATTGGATTTATAGTCAAAGCAATTTATGATAAATCTAAAGAGAAATCCGTTAAAAAATTTATGCTTGCTACATTAGTATCATTTTCATTTTCTTTATTGTTCGGTAGCAATTTCCTAAGGCTACATATTGATCCAAAAGATCCTAAAGAAACCCAAAATAGAATTGCTGAACTTGTGCACATCAATCCTAAACAAGTTCAAGTGACTGATGAGGAGATCGGCGAAAACAAATATAAAAAATATAACTTTGAATATAAAGCTAAAATGCTCACAAGGGATGAAAATACAAAGATAAAAAGCATTGATTTTGATAATGTTGACAAACAATTTATTTATAATTTGTTTAAAGAACTAAATTACCCTAAATTGAAGCAATTAGACGACTTAATACAAAATGACAGAGGCCTTTGTTTCGATTATATAGATAATTTAGGGATTATGTTATCCTCAAATAAAGATCAAAACACTTTTAATGTATATATAACGTTTAATGAAGATAATGACTGGCTTTGGAGTACTAGAAAAGCAATTGAATCTACTTACAACAATAAGAAATCTTCATCTTCTAAACACTCATTATTAGACGAACTAAAATAAAATAGTCCTACTCCCTCTACTTTGGTCAGTAAGAGGAGTAGGACTATAATAAAAAATATTGTGGATATTTCTCTTATAGAAAATCGTGAACGCAAGAATCGTACAGGCAAATTTAAAACTCATCGGAATACCTTTCGTTACTCTTTTTACCAAAACAAAAAAACGTTGTTATATCACTTTGTTAAAAAGCTTGATATAACAACGTTTTCTTTAGTGCCGGCGGTGGGGGTCGAACCCACACGTCCGTGAGGACACGGGATTTTGAGTCCCGCGCGTCTGCCAATTCCGCCACGCCGGCTTATATATAAAAGGCGGTAGCCGGATTTGAACCGGCGATAAAGGTTTTGCAGACCCGTGCCTTACCCCTTGGCTATACCGCCATATTTAATTAAAAACTAACCTCTTCTTAAAAGAAGAGGTCTAAACAATTACCACTAGCATGATAATCATTAAACTGGGGTAGCTGGATTCGAACCAACGCATGACAGAGTCAAAGTCTGTTGCCTTACCGCTTGGCGATACCCCAATGTAAGGGCGAACGAGGGGAATCGAACCCCCGAGTGTCGGAGCCACAATCCGATGCGTTAACCACTTCGCCACGTTCGCCATATATATGATATATAACAGGTTTAACAGGGACACTAGGAATCGAACCCAGATCGACGGTTTTGGAGACCGTAGTTTTACCGTTAAACTATGTCCCTATTCTCAAATGAGAATAGCTATCATTTTATGGAGGGAAGAGGATTCGAACCTCTGAACCCGAAGGAACGGATTTACAGTCCGCTGCGTTTGGCCGCTTCGCTATCCCTCCTAATGGATGGTCCGAGACAGAATCGAACTGCCGACACCTTGAGCTTCAATCAAGTGCTCTACCAACTGAGCTATCGGACCCCATTATAAGAACGGTCCGGACGGGATTTGAACCCGCGATCTCCTCCGTGACAGGGAGGCATGTTAACCCCTACACCACCGGACCAATATATGAATAATGGAGAATGAGGGGCTCGAACCCCCGACATTCTGCTTGTAAGGCAGACGCTCTCCCAGCTGAGCTAATTCTCCTGATTACTCTTAAAAAGTAATGACCCGTACGGGAATCGAACCCGTGTTACCGCCGTGAAAGGGCGGTGTCTTAACCGCTTGACCAACGGGCCAACAAAATATAAACGGAGAGTAAGGGATTCGAACCCTTGAAACGGTCTCCCGTTTACACGATTTCCAATCGTGCTCCTTCGGCCTCTCGGACAACTCTCCAATAGCTTAAAGCCTGAGGACTCACTCGCCATAACTCCGCAAGTAGGA
The nucleotide sequence above comes from Aerococcus urinae. Encoded proteins:
- a CDS encoding chromate transporter, which translates into the protein MIYLQLLISFLKVGAFSFGGGYAALPLIQEEIVENHAWLSMQEFTDLITISQMTPGPIAINSATFVGTKLAGTLGAMVATLGSILPSIIIVSIIARLYFKYRNLSLLQNVLVALRPAVVAMIAAAGLLILISAFWGEAPVALANINWVAVVIFGLALAILIRYKVNPILVIVMAGVVNVLYQAVLMVV
- a CDS encoding FMN-binding protein, whose translation is MAKFNPGTYHEEAQGFLDMVEVDVKVSEDKIEDIQVSEADSENVGSLAIKHLVNQILDQQSADVDVLSGATHSSEGLINAVKEALRIAAGQPEPDEFTPGTYYGEGDGYKGKVTLAVTVDENEITDIKYRGIETPELGGQASEKLIQQIKEDGSKREFDVVSGATYTTMGMQYALDRALAYARGDEDPDAEPYSFQTDTRVDFGTGWLTLDEVQAILDNLEVEISFVDKQNRFLYYNNRRHQEDAGTPRSPVTLGGNVSDCHPPQIRTKVEGIMEDLHHGRRRSESMWYTKGNGNKVYLHYRPIYDQKGRYLGVLETVQNGKPFIDTAESSWDRTLHDPHVPNPFLGETAEDVNQWYQERYEAGLDDELQHAIEKPYIEASEGGPRPDTVTKATSKAKDKEENESKDAVSGASQHEHKMPNPMPEEEIERGRDSVSGPTAPH
- a CDS encoding chromate transporter, yielding MYEKMLKDSKSKRQMLVKLFWSTFYLSAFTFGGGYVIITLMKKTFVDDYGWIEEDEMLDLVAIAQSSPGAIAVNGAIVIGYKLAGFIGILVSVLGTILPPMLIISVIALFYQQFIQNFWVKTLLEGMQAGVAAVIAGVVIDMVADVWRRKQPILVIIMLAAFITNYFFSVNIIYIILSCIGLGLVYSWLQRRKGR
- a CDS encoding aryl-sulfate sulfotransferase; its protein translation is MSDQVQNLELSYYDEEVQASISDQIRSLQNKHKSYEDGLFIMNPFGTFTQSIYTYLPDPDQDIGKVTYTIESESSDALTFQPVNYSQEPGAYEFTMIGLVPNEANQLTVNLYDADDNKLTDYQFQISAPNIQATDYETKMEVLYDSGREELTDGFYASMGSDQDNAKFSYLYDNNGLIRSELVSDGGRLENYQFLDKHHLLIKASNGKLAVLNGLGQPVRIYELPDLSVHHDFIVNEKKDGAFLLTSNIQSDTIEDTISYLDLRTGESQELIDLKAIFPNYFQPVMATHQNRAQNEIANYLAENPDRDYSDIDYTADGFNVLDEEGNLTNLDWIHINAIDVINGDELILSSRETSSLIKLSNVFDQVTVDYIIGPEAVWAGTGYDYYLLSPNSDFKPTGGQHSVRFQSNPIDDGFYNLTLFDNNYWRLDTRDDLVIDLPSEMSEEFDPEELDAYSYFYNLQVDEASGTYDLVQAFPVPYSSIVSSAQVYKGNYITTSGMTNILGEYNPQGELIRQFQFYVPRWTYRLVKLDLQDFFYENIL